The Rissa tridactyla isolate bRisTri1 chromosome 1, bRisTri1.patW.cur.20221130, whole genome shotgun sequence DNA segment GGGTTCCCCAAAGGCCAGTGGCAGTTGAAAGACGGGGCCAGGAAATGACCTGAAGGCATCGCGGTTGTTCACCAGCGCCCCAGTTTCCATTCTCCAAGTTGTACTCTTGGCGTCTGCAGCAGCTGGAGTCTATTCTTTTCATTTCTAAAGGTTACCCGTACAGCAATGTGCCTGAGTCTGTGCGTCAGAGCTGTCATTTCAAGCCATCTGcaacatgctgctgctgcttatttaAATGTTAACTTGCTCGCTCCTCAAAACAtgcaagaaggaagagaaagatcaTGAACAATTATGTACAGCTTTGTAAGGCCTTTCTTGCCCACTTCCTTCCACAGACACATAAGACCATCTGAGGAAAATTCTACAGCTCCTGAAGTTACCATACTTGTATGCTATTTAATTGCtttagctgcattttttttttttacctttgttttaGCGGTGCACTGGAAGCTTATGTTCAATCAGTAAGAACGCGAGAGGGAAAGGAGTTTGCACCAGTCTATCCCATCATggttcagctgctgcagaaggcgATGGCGACCCTTCAGTGAGTGTACGTGGACAAACCTCCCAAAACAGGGAACGGACAGTAACACGGTCACGGCTCTTGTGCCACACACAAACTCACGCGTCATGTGAATTATCCCAAATACACAAGCTTTACAATGAAACATGTTTACCTACTTCATCTATGAAACATCTGTCTCCTTGCTTTACATTCACATTACAGGAACTTATTTATACACACAAATTATAAGGAAATTGTACAATTTTTATGTGCTGTAAATCTACATCTAATAGAAAAGAATCATTCTTTAGTATTCCCTTTGAATTTAGAAAGGTGTAAAATTAGAACGTACTCAAAGTATTACAGTATAATTGCTGAATATCTCAAATAAGTAAGTAGCTCTTTTCCTACAAGCGTAGTTTTAAACAGTTGAATACATTTTAGCTTTATTCAGAAAAGCGTACTTTTGAAACGCTAGAATCATCAGTTTCCATCTAAAAAAATCACTAATTTTaacacaaggaaaaatatttgtaactaACGTGTTTCTCTATTGCActgctgtttgctttgaaataatttatattgaTTTCATCTCTCTTTTTGCTTAAACTGTAATAAAGAAGACTGACCATCCAACCCTGAACTCAGTATGTGAAATTCTTCAGCAGCTTCCTAAActagaaaacatcaaaatataCTTTGGCTGGGTTCATGTAAAGACGTCTATGCGGAACGTGCTCATCTCTGCAGGGCCGTCTTAATGATTAGTTGTCTTCATTTTACACCATACGCAACAccaatttttaatgaatttatttgaaataatataCAAGAATATAGTGTGCAAAAATCTTAGGGGCAACATCATGTAGACACGTGTCATAAACTGAAATTTACAGTTGtgattcttaaaaaacaaacacacagctgTTTAGTACAGGAAAAGCCATGATTGTAAAAGTTCACAGCAGAAGCAATTGTAATCCTAATGCAGCTGCTCTAATTTTAGACAGTTGGAGGAAAAATGAAGTAAAGTGCAAGTGTTGCACGTATAGTTAAGTGCAAAGTTTGCCCCCACCATAAAGATGTCTTatggcaaaataaaatattgtagaATATGTGGCAAAGACAAAACAGACTTAAAACTATGATGGTGACAATATCGACAGCACCATTTTTCTTGAGATAACGCTATTTATTCGTTTCATCCCGGCCTGGGCCTTTGTTTCCACTGGACAGAACAGCTCTCGCTATTGCCGGCTGGTGCAAAAACATCTCACCTGCGGATACACGTTGCACACGTGGCAACCCAGGCAGCAGCTCCGGTGCTACATCACACTACGCTCGCCACTTACCACACGTTCCGGTAACTGGTTGGCATCTGGGCAGGCTGGGAAGCTAGAGGCTGATAATACATTTTGCCATTTCAGAAAATCCCAGGTCCCAGAATCTTAATTAATAATATGGTTGTGCAATACATATTAATCAGCAATAAGAATCAATGTATATAAACAGctgttacatattttaaaattcccctttttgtacattttcttttaaaaataaacatttatacaCATCTCCTTCGCCTCTTTCTAAAGTACTTTAGCACCACAGGATATCCATTTTCAAGCCTATATTACCTGATACATATATgaagtttggaagaaaaataaggcaaTTTGGTTTAAAATGTTGATAGTTTTAGCTTACTTAATGTTCTATTGTAAAAAGCAAATCTGCACTCATATTAAATCATTTCTGACTCGATGGTGCCAGTATTTTATGGTCATAGAAAGTCACAACAAATAGTAAGACCTTGATCTTGCATCTTCTTGCCATCAAGCAACAGCCATGTTGTAGATGATACAGAGTTAACAGGGAAATTCTGGCTTAATGCTGTTGTGAGCcctgagaaaagagaagagagaaccaGGTTAGCGGTTACCAAGCAAAGGGGAAGCACATTATCTTCAATCTAGCAACCGCTTGTTACCATCGGTCAGttaatcagaagaaaacaaaaggtggaAACATGATTTTTATCCCCTGACCATCAAAAGACTACGAGGACTTCTTTGTCCCAGCCTGGAGTCCACCATTACTTCCTGATAAGGTGACCAAGCCGCAAACAAAATTCTTAGTTCACTGAAGTAAAACGCATAAAAAAGGTACCGCATCCTGTAACACTGAGGTAACAGGTTCTACAGATGGCGTTATCTTGGCCTGAAGACCCGAAGACAACAAGGACAAGCCTACTGCACGGCAGGGCAAGGACACCACCCTGCTTACTAAGGCTGACTATTGCTCTCGGTTATGCACAAACACAGCCATGGTGTTCCTCGGAGCTCAGCTCATCTCGCTGCCCAATGCCCAACCAGAGTAAGTCAGCAGTAGTGTTTTACCTAAACCCACAAGGCAATCTAACAGAAGCTGTCACTGTTGATTAAAATAGACTACAGTGAACAGAAAAACAGCTTATTCCCAGCAGCTGGGATTTGGTGAAACCTTCTGCAACAAGGGACTGAAAACTCAGCGCCAAGCATGTACAGGAATGAGCAGCAACTCAGTGCTGGGGCATTTCTTATTCCGTCTTAAGGCAGCATTTGCAAACGCTCTTGAGAAAGTCAGCCGTTCACACACGAAAGGAAGGAGGACAATTTGAGGATGAACTCTTAAACCTGTGAAGCCCACAACACACTCGATGCTCCCACCCAGGCATAAAACGGCTGGTGGAAGGACCTGGCATTCTGTGCACCTCAGCAGATCTTTCCTTCCAACCTACTCTTCCATTTGAACATGCAGGTTGGCAGAAGCTCCTTTTTTGCCATGTTCTCTTTATATGTTGTGTTAGCTTGAAAGCCCTTAATTACCTAATATATCCACCACCAAGCTAGTACATTCCTGCAGACTCTTAAATTGATGGCCTTCTACAAAGCGGAAAACAATTTATTTCCCTAAAGAAGTGAttgtattgtatttattttacaattaaaacaCGGTAATAAGTGAAAGggattaatggaaaaaaattaatttgcttccTCTGTAACTTCTTAAGTTGAAAGTAAAAAAGATAgaaaatggtaaagaaaaatctcttcctgaagaaaaaggagacaaTGACTCAATCGCAATAGAGGAGGATTTTCTGAAAGTTTAAGTGTTTTTGAGGGCAATGGACAGAGGTACAACCTTAACAACTCAGGTATTTCAAACAAAAGGCCACGTGCCCTCCCTCTGCATTTCACCAGCACGCTCGCTTTCAGTCCAACAGAATTCATGGAACTCTCAAAGAACATTCCACGACAGACCTtctcctgctctgtctcctgcCCACTGTCCGAAGCAGTTGGCTACACAGCTCAGGGGGGTAAAATGAAGGTCTGGGCTACTGAGAAAGAAGTAGCAGAGTTTatcccaaacaaaacccactgtAGCTAACGTAGGAACACATTTCACTGCATAATGAAAAAGACTGTTTCACAAACATACAGAATTTGTTCTTTTTCGCTTCCAACAGTCAGGATTTAAACGTTTCTGTTCTTCTGCCAAGGCCTTGGCTTCTAGCGTGTACATCcgtctttcttcatttttcattttcttccaccTGTCGCCGAGTATCACACTTATGGctctgcaaaataaatgtttacaatATGGTCAGGATGgagtgctttttcctttcttatctcAGCACTTTAAAGAAGACAAAAGTTAAACGTGCAAATAGCAGACAGAAGAAATCagctgtatctttaaaaaaattttttttaaacaatcgtGTTTCCCATCATCTTCTCACACTTCTTATAACAGCTAAACAGCTGAGACTTCTGTGTTAGCTGAGCATGGGTGAATGCACATTCTATCATTTCAAAGGTTGTACATTTGAATACGCAGCAACTTGCATAAGCCAGGAAAATAGGgatgttaaaaaaaccaccaccaaatgGTAACTTGCATTTGCTTTGCTCTACTTTCGTACTAGAAGATCATATGGCAGCTTTGCTGAAAGTATGTTCTCTAATAATTAGGGCAACGATCTGAATATGACCTCAGCCAAACAAATATTTGATTAACTGCAACCCCCTGTGTCTATTTAATAGATGTGTGTAACTTTCTTGACCTTTAATCGCTACTGGGGAGAACACGAGTGGGCGGAACATAGTGGTAAGTTCCCATTCCTATGCAGAAGGAACCATTTGTTCTAACACACCTATCATTATTTCCAGAAGCTGAATGCTTTTCCTACTTCTTGTAAACTTTATGTCTCTTGGACAGTATTTCCCCATGTTATCATGCCATATTGCTTAACTGCACACCCGAATGTTAGATCAATATTCCATTAAAGCTTTCACTCCATCCTTCAGCTGAATGAAAATCTCTAAACAACAGCTCTTTTATCAATGACAATTACTGAACTACTGAGGAGGTATGCTCTGCCTTCGGATTACAGTGAGCTTTAAGAAAGCGGCGTATACAAGTAAGTACTCTGCTTTACCCTATTAGGAAGTTCTTGCTGGCAGCAAAGCTATTCACAGGCTTTCTAACAGAATCGAGGAGAGCAGCGTGTCATCAACCATTTCCATAGCGTTTCACATACGACAATTCTCAAGGCTTTTCTGCACCATACAACAAGAAAGTGGCCTTAAATTCTGCAAGACTCTGTAGTTGCCATGCTTTTCTGTCCAAATTAAGAACCAGTATCTTTGGTCTGTCATCAGAAGTAAACACACTCCAGTTTCATtagatttttaatgttttggcgGTATCGAGAGGCAAATCAACAGCATCAGAAACCTGTCTGGTTTTGGTCACCAGTTTGTACTGGGTCACTCATACCCCCAGGGAAGAACACAGTGACCCTGAGACAGCAGGTTTGCTAAAAAAAACCTttacatttccaaataaaaacacACTATGAAATCTttgtatttcaaatgcaaaactgTCTCTGTATTTTATACCTCCAGAGAAAAAAACTGCACGAAGGCACTGAAAGTGAGTACAGATCTGTACGTTTCAAAAAGCTTGAAAAATCTAATGCAGAGACAAAAGCTCCATTTCTCCAAGGAACTGCTTCTATAAGCGAACCACTGAGACTGAAAAAAGATGTGTACAGAGAATTTCCTGACATAATCACGCCTGATTCTCCTGCCCagaaacaagtaagaaaaaaCTGACCCCACTGCACCGCTGCCTGAGGCGCCCTTCACCTCATCAGAACCTGGCGGTGCTCCGTacactgccttcctcctcttaAAATGCTGGTAAGATACCTGACAACATTTTAGCAACAGACTAAGGTGCAGGGTGTAATTTATACTGCAGTTAATTCCAAAGAAATTGTCAAGCAGTAGCTGAGAATGCCTGGAGTTTACCACGTAATTATGTTCATCATGAACAAATGCTGTTAATAATTTAggtgattttcttcctctttagaaCATACTCCTCAAATTATTCAAGTCTTGCTGAAAGCACAATCAAGTCCAACTACGGTTACAGTGAGAACACCTAGAAAAGAAACAAGTGCTGCCCTAACACCAGTTTCTCAAGTACGGTCTTACGGTCCACGGTGTTTTTAAGTATCATGTGAGTGTTGACTTGCGTTTTGGATGTTTACAGCTCGCTATCTTGTTGATGAGGCTTGTTGTCGACAAGGCTTGAGCTACAATCTCTCACTACAGACCGTTTAACTCACAATACCTTAAGTTCTGTCCCTTCTTACACGTAATCTGAAAACGACAcatacttgcatttaaaaaacgTAAGAAAGAGTTGCCTCTGAACTGCTAAATTAATAAATGCCCCAGCAGTCCTTAAGCAACAGTAGCTGAATGCCTATAAAATCGATTATCACTAACTCTTATGATTTCTTCTGTACTGTATTTTGTGGATGCCAAGAAACTGCATCCAAAGGCACTGCCTTCCAATCGGGACAGTGAGCCGGCAGTGCGCTCCTAGGCTTACTTGTAACCTTGTCATCACTTTCCTTCGAGCTAAACCTGCTCACTGAAATATTCTACTTATTTTCACATCTATCCAGCTGCAGCTCCAGTTCACTGCATCCATTTGAAATAGCATTTTAAGTTAAATATGTAAGCATCATGTAGCTGACATTCTGTTCAGTTTCTCATTGATAGCTGCAACGAATTTGAAGGCAGCAGATCTGCTTCACTGAAATTACTACAAACATTGCAGAACACCACTGCCAGGACACGCAAGACTGGCGGGGATTTAAGGATGGGTTATTTGTATGGCAGGATTTTATTTCTCAATGCCAGTTACAGCCTCCTTACTAGAACATTATGAAATAGCCAAAGCCCTGTCACCTTTAGTTTTTACCAGATTTCGTACCACAATTTTTATGTGATAATGCAATTTTTACagtaacatttttcaaaatgctatacgcataaaaaaaatcaattataatATCAGTGCATGTTCATGCTGTTTAGCTTATATTTAAATATGCAGAATTAGCAAAGAATATTAAGattatttaaaacatatataatggacgtcatttaaaaaaaaacatgtttagaCATGAACATGCAGATAGATTAAAAATATAACAACCCAGCAAAGAACCTTCCCCCAAACACACGGTCATACGACCCTTCCTGCGAGTTTCAGCAGATTGTTCAATGCTTTCAGGAGAAGTAAAATTTGGCAGTGTACTGTCTGGATTAAGATCTTTCAGGTATCATCACAATCCCAACTCCGTTATTCAATATGATAAGCAGACTGAGAATAAATCATAACAACTTCACTGAACAATCTGCAATGTTATGTCAAGACTTAATTAGAAGAATCAGAGATTGCCTTTTTCCACTACAACACACGAGCAGAGAGCCTGGTACTCTTCTTCCCATGAACACTTCTCGTCAGTGTAAACAAAGACTGTATTTGTGATTCTGGGggtgcacatatatacatatgtcaGCTGCTTCACCCAAATGCTTTCTCAGAAGGTCAGTTTGCCAAAAGTGGCTTGTGTCAAATTTATTGagtactgtaaatatttaaagtcCGCCCATAAATTAAGCTTTACATCAACATCTTTCAAAACTTGTTCTTAAAGCAATATGTACACATTTTATCTCAAATGCAAAATGTAGTCCACTTTAAATTTAAAGGTGGACACAGACATCCTGCTGGCTCACCAGTAATAACAAAACTAGAATTTTATACCGTTACCTGTTGTCTTTCCCTGGATACATCTGAGTATATTCAACTCTGTATTTTTTGGCAAAAAGCATGAAGGCATTCATTGGTCTTTTGCACTTGTTTGGAGAAGTGGCACTCACAGTACTTGCAGTCCCTGAGCTGTGGCTTTTGCCAGCTTTACTGTACAAAGAACTGGAGGAAAGATGTGACGATGCAGTAGGCGCACAGTTTTTACTACTGCTTTCTGATCTCTCAGCATCTTGATTGTTCGATCCTCCACAAGACAGAGAAGCGCGACGCTGGCGAGCCATGCTGCTTAGCACATAAACTGCAGAGGAATCCATTGGTGTAAAATCGTAACTACAAGAAAAAGACATACCATAAAACAATCACGTAATTTTCATGTAAAATCTCTAAACAGCTGTTTACTCTTTATCTGTACTTAATTTCTAGTACTCTTATCTTTTGTGTGACATAAGGAAACTGTGCGTCATGCAGatgtcaatgaaaaaaaaaataaatttggcagATGAATTAATAGTTTTTTCAATGCAATAGCAGATAGCAACTTTGCAAGACCTGCTGTGTAATATCAACTGCCCAGCTGTACGTCAATTAATTATACACTGCCTTCAAATTTCATCCTCTTTTGAAATCAGCttcgttctttctttctttctgcttctgttcttaCCATAAACCAAATGTGGTCAGTGCTTGCTATGTACCGAAGGGGACAACTGATGTGGGGAGAATGAGTCGTGAGTTCATTTGCAGATATATTTAATCACAAATATGAAACCattgtatgaaaataaattatgttaTATACACTATAAGTAACTCCTCTAGGCAGTTATATATTATTTTACAGACAAACTTTCCACTGAGATTTAAAAATTGCTTGAAGACCTATGATGTTGCATACTATTTGATTCAAAGCTGACAGACGTCTGCCCTCTAGTGACAAAAATGTGAGATTCCTCGGTATTTCAAGTATTTCAACAACTTAGATGAGTTGTTTATACAATTTAGATCTCCAAATATTATAAATTGTTATAATTTTTTGTTGACCAGCAACTACAAGTAACCTCTAACTGCTACAGAAGTTTAATTCCACAATATTTGTTACCATCTCCAAATGTGTGCAGATCAGTCTAGAAACCACAGGCTACGACGTCTTTAGCATGTTGCATGGGGAAAACACACTTCTAAAGATACTACTTGATCATAAATCCAAAACACTAAGTTATCaccacaaaataaacacaaaatgtaTATAAATCTAAGGCTCCTCTCACCCACTGCTCAATCTGGCTATAGCTGCATAATTTATGGCAAAAATATGAGCTTTGAAGAGCGTTTTCCCAAGCACAAAGCAGAACCACTAGCAAGGAAACACTGCAAGTGGCAGCGCAGACCCCACCTGCGCAGGCAGCCCCTTTCTCTGGAATGGAACTAAAAGCAAAGGTGGAGCTTGAAGGGTTGTCTCCAAAATCCCtcagaaaagtaaaaagcaacAAAGAAGGGACAATGCCGACAACCTTGCAGGCAAGTTCACAAGAGAATGGAACTCTCTGTTCCACAAACAGTCCAGCACCCTTCCTATCCCTAATCTCCTTCCCATAACACAGCAACagggttttgttttataatttttctgtCCCGTTAACCACAGCTGCCGCCGCATGCTCTTTTCTCAGTGACTTCCTTCCTTTTGCCcagaaagacagacaagaaatCTGAAGTGGCACGGCAGTATTCAGCTGGGCTGCAGGATGAGTAAGAGGCCAAAAGTCCAGTTTCTTCAGTGACATGTAAATACAACGATTCTAACAGCTCTCTAGATAGGCAGTTCAGAACAggaagtattaaaaagaaaaaaacccagacagcaGATGAGTGAAGACAAGCAATTTGAACTCACTCACTATCCCAGACTGAAATCATACAAGCGCTCCTAGGGCTTGAACTGCAAACAGcgttttaagtaatttttttctattgtggaaaaaaaaaaaaccaaaaagcaatcGGACgaaaaacaaatgctaaaaaGGAGCTAACATCGTAGGAGAAGACAGGTTCTAATAAATCTAGAAATCTTAAAATAGTATGGAAAAATCTTTGTAAGTAATACAACCTTAGAATCTTAGAATAATTTACGTTGGACAGGACCTCTGACGATTATCTGGTTGAAAATCTTGCTCAAAGCAAGGCAAACCTCAAAGTTAATCAAACTTTCAAGTTAGGTAAGTCTGACATATTAGAAAAGAATCACAAAAAGCAGAATATACAAAAATAGTAAGAAGTAATAGCACATGCATTAATTACTAAGAAACTACTCAGATAATTCAGGCACATAGCTGTGTGTGAAGCACAAGTTAACAGCTGGCAAACATATTATTGTGGGAAAACTGTACTAGGTTCTTCAAACATAACCCACTTTACCTGAAGAATTTATACAGATAATACTTATTTTTTACTGCTTTATCTAATCTGTCTTAAACTAGCATAAACAGGGGCTGAAAAGTTATTCCACTCCAAGATATTACTTTGCAGTTTAGAAGAGCACGTAATTACACAGCTTTCCTGGTATCCAGTTTTCGTTTTTCCCTCTCATTTGTCTTGTATTACCAGAAGTAGTCTCTCTTTGCTCTACATAATACTTCAAATTCTTGTAGACTTAAGGTGCCTACTCATTAAATACAAAAACCACTGAGGCCACTTTATCCAAAAATTACCTTTTAAATGTATCAAAAACACCTGAATCATCAAAGTTAATGGCATCAGGGTGTCCAGGAGGTAGACACAGATCTCCAAGATGCATTTCACAGCATGGAATGCCATGCTGTACCACAGTCAAGCTTGGATAAAAAGATGACCAACCTGAAGTGGTAAAGAGTTAAATTAGACAAACGGCCAAACAATCTCTCTAGTTCTTAACTGGAGCAATCCTATAGCTCTAAATGATATCATTTTATAAAAATGTTCCAATGTAGTTTCTTTgacccaaaagaaaaaacaggaacacTTACTCAGGGAATTTTTACTgtaaatagtttatttttatctcaaaTAAAATCTCATTCTAGCAAAAAACGTAAACAAAATCTGGAAATTTTATCATCACAAGTTTCATGTTTAGCAAGTGAGAAAAGCCTCCCTTATTTGcagccttcctttctcccccccaatttttctgttttcctgagctcCATTTATATACTTCACCAAATCTTTCCTCATGCAGTGTTTCTGTAGCTTTACAGTTTTGTTTGTTCAAATTCTGGACTTCTTTACAAAGATAGTCAATTGATTCTACAACACTGCTCTTACCAATTTCTTGAGCAACATGGGACGCCAATAAAATCTGCAACCACTTTCtaagaatattttaatatacaaCCAAGTGTACTTGTAGTATTTCatacctttatttttaacataaaatggATGATCGAGTCTGCATTCTACTGTAAGCAAGCCGTCTTCCACTGTGCCAGGATCAAAAGTCAACTTCAGCACTGACTCACCAAAGGAAATACTTTCTTCATGAGAAATTAACTTCAAACCATCAGAACCATAGCCCTGTAAACGTACGTACGGTTCAgaatttttccccccagaaaagcATATACCTGTGTATACTATACGTGTATATTCATCATCttacattatattaaaaaataccaaCATTCTGAGTACTCTCACAAGAATAGAGACGATGTAACATTCAAAACATACCTAAATGAATTCAGTTCAAATGCTTTACAGCAAGGTACTCAAGCAGTACACAGATAAGAAACTAAATATTGCACTACAGGTATTAAAATTAACGTATTGGAACTAACAGCTACCTTGTAAGGACTTGCTGGgagattttcctcttttccacagCCTTCAGATCTTGCAAAGTCTTCAACATCCTGCCACTCTTTATTGCGTCCTTTGTGAAAGCACAAACGAGAGCCTAACAgattttttcaagcaaaaaaagagaaaagcttagTGTTATGTAAAAAAGTCTCtgttacaaaacaaaaagaaaaaggcgtCAAGAGAAAACATAGTTATTCAACAATATATGTTATTTTACCTTTTAGAAAACAATGCCAAACAGTTGGGGGCCAGGAATGGCACCATCCTAAATCATCATCATCTGAAAGTGATGACATGCAGAAAATGCCAGATTCTGATTCACTATTCGcctattaaaaaaagcaaagtggTGTTGAGATTTTATTGTGTAAGATTTTAGGGTTGGTCTTACACATCTTTAGACATATTCTCTAATTTGCATCTATAACATAATTTTGCCTTAAATACTAATAGGAATGTAACATGAAAACAAAGATTCAAGGAACGCAGTAAATGTGAACGAGTATTTTAATCTCCTTTCCTTGAAATGTTCTATCCTGAAATTTTTGGTTTTCATCATCTGAGGTTCATTAGGGCATTCATAGATCACCTTAGATTTAGGTGTAAGCATTTTACACGCTATCATTCCTTGGTCATTTACAGAACCACTCAAAGCACATGTTATTCTATGGTCAAATTACTGGAAAGCTGTAGAGCCACGTCTGCTCTACATAAATCACTGGGGAAAACTCCCATGTTTCTAACAGACAAGTTTCAGACACAAATTAATACATAGGAAAGGGAGAGGCAGGACTGACAGTTTTTGTGCTAAAAGAAGATGGTTCCGTACTTCCTTTTTGAGATAGCAAATTCAGTtaacacagcttttaaaagcttGCTACAGAAGGAACTACAAGAGAAGCAGAGCTTTTTAAGATTGTGACTGTTTCACAAAAAAGCGGACTCCATGATGTAGCACTACAAGCCCACTCTGTTTGGTAAGAAGAAAAGTAATAGAAAATCTAGCTTAAGCAGAAATGGTATTAGAACTAAAcagatgattttttaaaactagtttcTCGTTTCAAAAAGCTTACCCCATTACTCACGcagctttgtttattttagaaatgtttcagaACAACTCACCCTTTCATGTCTGACTGGTGTTTCATCCAAATCATTCTTGGAGAAGTTAGGGTCATTCTTTGAGGATCCTGGTGGAGGACGTGCATAGGAATGTAAACTTTTGCTTGTAGCTATTATGTGAACAGGAGATGATCtacaatagaaaaatatattttaaaatatctcagatTAAGGCAACACAAGACTTGTCTGCCATTActctaaaatgcttttatttaacaaatatttctgtttccatgaGCTGAATACCAAATAAACACACACCAATATTCAAATGGGATAATTAAAGGGTGCAAGCTCAGGCAAAGGAAGCATTTGGCATAACTCCTGCATAAATTCTATATACCACCCAAATGACAGTATTACCTCCACATCGGCATCTTCTTGTCACAATGCTAGAGTTTTTACAAATATCTTGAACTGAATACCCCATTCTTAGAGTA contains these protein-coding regions:
- the HBP1 gene encoding HMG box-containing protein 1 isoform X1, whose amino-acid sequence is MRWAVPPRPVPGTAVRVGAAERGSAIGAAVPARVPGVEPVLPSDTLEHPNMVWEVKTNQMPNAVQKLLLVVDKRTSGMNESLELLKCNENLPSSPGYASCDEHMELDDLPELQAVQTDSTPPALFQLGADVSHQERSRPSWSQHTSNSNSESAYSCENGVNWLTELANIATSPQSPLMQCSFYNRSSPVHIIATSKSLHSYARPPPGSSKNDPNFSKNDLDETPVRHERANSESESGIFCMSSLSDDDDLGWCHSWPPTVWHCFLKGSRLCFHKGRNKEWQDVEDFARSEGCGKEENLPASPYKGYGSDGLKLISHEESISFGESVLKLTFDPGTVEDGLLTVECRLDHPFYVKNKGWSSFYPSLTVVQHGIPCCEMHLGDLCLPPGHPDAINFDDSGVFDTFKSYDFTPMDSSAVYVLSSMARQRRASLSCGGSNNQDAERSESSSKNCAPTASSHLSSSSLYSKAGKSHSSGTASTVSATSPNKCKRPMNAFMLFAKKYRVEYTQMYPGKDNRAISVILGDRWKKMKNEERRMYTLEAKALAEEQKRLNPDCWKRKRTNSGSQQH
- the HBP1 gene encoding HMG box-containing protein 1 isoform X3, which encodes MVWEVKTNQMPNAVQKLLLVVDKRTSGMNESLELLKCNENLPSSPGYASCDEHMELDDLPELQAVQTDSTPPALFQLGADVSHQERSRPSWSQHTSNSNSESAYSCENGVNWLTELANIATSPQSPLMQCSFYNRSSPVHIIATSKSLHSYARPPPGSSKNDPNFSKNDLDETPVRHERANSESESGIFCMSSLSDDDDLGWCHSWPPTVWHCFLKGSRLCFHKGRNKEWQDVEDFARSEGCGKEENLPASPYKGYGSDGLKLISHEESISFGESVLKLTFDPGTVEDGLLTVECRLDHPFYVKNKGWSSFYPSLTVVQHGIPCCEMHLGDLCLPPGHPDAINFDDSGVFDTFKSYDFTPMDSSAVYVLSSMARQRRASLSCGGSNNQDAERSESSSKNCAPTASSHLSSSSLYSKAGKSHSSGTASTVSATSPNKCKRPMNAFMLFAKKYRVEYTQMYPGKDNRAISVILGDRWKKMKNEERRMYTLEAKALAEEQKRLNPDCWKRKRTNSGSQQH
- the HBP1 gene encoding HMG box-containing protein 1 isoform X2, whose protein sequence is MATGLSDTLEHPNMVWEVKTNQMPNAVQKLLLVVDKRTSGMNESLELLKCNENLPSSPGYASCDEHMELDDLPELQAVQTDSTPPALFQLGADVSHQERSRPSWSQHTSNSNSESAYSCENGVNWLTELANIATSPQSPLMQCSFYNRSSPVHIIATSKSLHSYARPPPGSSKNDPNFSKNDLDETPVRHERANSESESGIFCMSSLSDDDDLGWCHSWPPTVWHCFLKGSRLCFHKGRNKEWQDVEDFARSEGCGKEENLPASPYKGYGSDGLKLISHEESISFGESVLKLTFDPGTVEDGLLTVECRLDHPFYVKNKGWSSFYPSLTVVQHGIPCCEMHLGDLCLPPGHPDAINFDDSGVFDTFKSYDFTPMDSSAVYVLSSMARQRRASLSCGGSNNQDAERSESSSKNCAPTASSHLSSSSLYSKAGKSHSSGTASTVSATSPNKCKRPMNAFMLFAKKYRVEYTQMYPGKDNRAISVILGDRWKKMKNEERRMYTLEAKALAEEQKRLNPDCWKRKRTNSGSQQH